The Miscanthus floridulus cultivar M001 chromosome 17, ASM1932011v1, whole genome shotgun sequence genome has a window encoding:
- the LOC136517845 gene encoding bidirectional sugar transporter SWEET3a-like isoform X2: MVTIIRVIVGIIGSAVCIALYAVPIVIKEASVGEFSCVPYILALFSTLTYSWYGFPVVSSGWENISVCGTCLIGVLFETSFISLYLWFAPRQKRKFVMLMVSLVLAIFCVTVFTSSFIVHTHHVRKVFVGSIGIVTAISFYSSPLVAVKQVIRTKSVEFMPFYLSLFSFLASLIWMIYGILGRDPYITTPNAAGCFTGILQLAVYGIYSRCKEPTKILSDIEQANDMAMATKP, encoded by the exons ATGGTTACTATCATACGAGTAATAGTTGGAATCATAG GATCTGCAGTTTGTATAGCTCTCTATGCAGTTCCAAT AGTGATAAAGGAGGCTAGCGTGGGCGAATTCTCATGCGTCCCATATATCCTAGCTTTGTTCAGCACACTCACCTATAGCTGGTATGGCTTTCCAGTTGTGAGTTCTGGATGGGAAAATATATCAGTCTGTGGCACCTGCTTAATAGGAGTCCTCTTTGAAACATCGTTCATCAGTTTATACCTTTGGTTTGCTCCAAGACAAAAAAGG AAGTTTGTCATGCTAATGGTATCACTGGTTCTGGCAATCTTCTGCGTGACTGTATTTACCTCAAGCTTTATAGTCCATACCCATCATGTGCGCAAGGTATTTGTTGGAAGTATTGGTATAGTGACGGCCATATCGTTTTACAGCTCTCCGCTTGTAGCTGTG AAACAAGTTATCAGGACAAAAAGTGTGGAGTTCATGCCTTTCTACTTGTCGTTGTTCTCCTTCTTAGCCAGCTTAATCTGGATGATTTATGGAATCCTTGGAAGAGATCCTTATATCACG ACGCCAAATGCTGCCGGATGTTTCACTGGCATTCTTCAGCTGGCTGTGTACGGCATTTACAGCAGATGCAAGGAACCTACAAAAATACTCAGTGATATCGAGCAGGCAAATGACATGGCCATGGCGACTAAGCCTTAA
- the LOC136517845 gene encoding bidirectional sugar transporter SWEET3a-like isoform X1, which produces MVTIIRVIVGIIGSAVCIALYAVPMLTFKRVIKEASVGEFSCVPYILALFSTLTYSWYGFPVVSSGWENISVCGTCLIGVLFETSFISLYLWFAPRQKRKFVMLMVSLVLAIFCVTVFTSSFIVHTHHVRKVFVGSIGIVTAISFYSSPLVAVKQVIRTKSVEFMPFYLSLFSFLASLIWMIYGILGRDPYITTPNAAGCFTGILQLAVYGIYSRCKEPTKILSDIEQANDMAMATKP; this is translated from the exons ATGGTTACTATCATACGAGTAATAGTTGGAATCATAG GATCTGCAGTTTGTATAGCTCTCTATGCAGTTCCAAT GTTGACATTTAAAAGAGTGATAAAGGAGGCTAGCGTGGGCGAATTCTCATGCGTCCCATATATCCTAGCTTTGTTCAGCACACTCACCTATAGCTGGTATGGCTTTCCAGTTGTGAGTTCTGGATGGGAAAATATATCAGTCTGTGGCACCTGCTTAATAGGAGTCCTCTTTGAAACATCGTTCATCAGTTTATACCTTTGGTTTGCTCCAAGACAAAAAAGG AAGTTTGTCATGCTAATGGTATCACTGGTTCTGGCAATCTTCTGCGTGACTGTATTTACCTCAAGCTTTATAGTCCATACCCATCATGTGCGCAAGGTATTTGTTGGAAGTATTGGTATAGTGACGGCCATATCGTTTTACAGCTCTCCGCTTGTAGCTGTG AAACAAGTTATCAGGACAAAAAGTGTGGAGTTCATGCCTTTCTACTTGTCGTTGTTCTCCTTCTTAGCCAGCTTAATCTGGATGATTTATGGAATCCTTGGAAGAGATCCTTATATCACG ACGCCAAATGCTGCCGGATGTTTCACTGGCATTCTTCAGCTGGCTGTGTACGGCATTTACAGCAGATGCAAGGAACCTACAAAAATACTCAGTGATATCGAGCAGGCAAATGACATGGCCATGGCGACTAAGCCTTAA
- the LOC136517845 gene encoding uncharacterized protein isoform X3, producing MVTIIRVIVGIIGSAVCIALYAVPMLTFKRVIKEASVGEFSCVPYILALFSTLTYSWYGFPVVSSGWENISVCGTCLIGVLFETSFISLYLWFAPRQKRVVCHANGITGSGNLLRDCIYLKLYSPYPSCAQGICWKYWYSDGHIVLQLSACSCETSYQDKKCGVHAFLLVVVLLLSQLNLDDLWNPWKRSLYHDAKCCRMFHWHSSAGCVRHLQQMQGTYKNTQ from the exons ATGGTTACTATCATACGAGTAATAGTTGGAATCATAG GATCTGCAGTTTGTATAGCTCTCTATGCAGTTCCAAT GTTGACATTTAAAAGAGTGATAAAGGAGGCTAGCGTGGGCGAATTCTCATGCGTCCCATATATCCTAGCTTTGTTCAGCACACTCACCTATAGCTGGTATGGCTTTCCAGTTGTGAGTTCTGGATGGGAAAATATATCAGTCTGTGGCACCTGCTTAATAGGAGTCCTCTTTGAAACATCGTTCATCAGTTTATACCTTTGGTTTGCTCCAAGACAAAAAAGGGTAG TTTGTCATGCTAATGGTATCACTGGTTCTGGCAATCTTCTGCGTGACTGTATTTACCTCAAGCTTTATAGTCCATACCCATCATGTGCGCAAGGTATTTGTTGGAAGTATTGGTATAGTGACGGCCATATCGTTTTACAGCTCTCCGCTTGTAGCTGTG AAACAAGTTATCAGGACAAAAAGTGTGGAGTTCATGCCTTTCTACTTGTCGTTGTTCTCCTTCTTAGCCAGCTTAATCTGGATGATTTATGGAATCCTTGGAAGAGATCCTTATATCACG ACGCCAAATGCTGCCGGATGTTTCACTGGCATTCTTCAGCTGGCTGTGTACGGCATTTACAGCAGATGCAAGGAACCTACAAAAATACTCAGTGA